TGTAGATGACCTGTTGGAATAAAAACACAACTCAAAGCCTGAAGAAATCGTCCTGCAGTTTATTCAGTACATGGGAATATTACAGTGTCGTCTTTCATGAACCAGGAAGTATTTAGCTAACTAACTCCCTtttatttttgataacatttaGCATCATCCTTCATGTACTAGGAAGTATCTAACTAACTAACTtacttttattataaaaatgcTATGTATCGTTCTTCAtgaaccaggaagtgccaagctAACTAATTCACTTTTGTTAtaaaaatgatttgttgcatCCTTCGTGAACCAGGAAGTATCGAGTGAACTAACTCCCCTctgtttaaaacatgttttgtatcgtccttcatgaaccaggaagtaCGTAGCTAACTAACTCACTTTTATTTCAATAATGTTTAGCGTCATTCTTCATGAATCAATAAGTACCGAGCGAACTAACTCACTTttattttgttgatgttttgtgtCATGcttcatgaaccaggaagtaACTAGGGAACTAACCAGATTTTATTATAAACTTGTTTTGTATCGTTCTTCATGAACCAGAAAGTACCTAGCTAactaactcatttttatttcgaTAATGTTTAACGTTGTCcttcatgaaccaggaagtaACTAGGGAACTAACCAGATTTTATTATAAACATGTTTTGTATCGTTCTTCATGAACCAGAAAGTACCTAGCTAactaactcatttttatttcgaTAATGTTTAACGTTGTCcttcatgaaccaggaagtaACAAGGGAACTAACCaaattatattataaaaaatgttttgtatcgTTCTTCATGAACCAGAAAGTACCTAGCTAACCAactcattttttttcaataatgttTAACGTCGTCcttcatgaaccaggaagtaCCTAACTCAGTTTTCTTTCAAAAACATTTTGTGTTGTCCTTCATGAACCAAGAATTAGCCTGCGAACAATTACACCAACTAAATACTTAACACTTATTTATTTTCTTTCTAAAACTGTTCTCCCCACCTGGAAAGGTTGTTCATTATTCTACCAACAATTAGAACCAGGAAGTAACCTGCTGTTGTTCGTAGTCCTTATCCTGCTTCCGAGCTCACAGTTGTCTTCACATTCCGCAGATTCCAGCGACTGCAAGGAAGAAAAGGACTTGCACTTGAGCGATTTGGACGACATGGACGAGGACGACTGCGACAAGCTGGAAAGCGAATGTGAAAAGGTGGTCTCGGACGAGCGGGACCTTCATAGGTCCCTACCTGGCTCGCCCCCAAAGAGAGACTGTTCCTCGGAGCTTCACCTCAACGTGGTCAACAGCTTCCACCACGCCTTCCCCTGCGCCGTCAAACCCGGCCTCCCTTCCCTTCCGCCCGACTTCTTGGATCCGTCGAAGACCGCTTCCACCACAGGGACATTGACCCTGTCTCACTTTGAAGCTTCAGACAAACCGAGGATTTGGTCTCTGGCTCGTACGGCGGCTTCGGGTGTCATCCTGAGCCCCCAGCACGTACCCGAGCTGAGGAACTCCAGCGGGGACTGCCAGCTCCAGCGGTTGGCTGGCGCTCCTGGCGGACAATGCGGGCTCATGAGAGGCCTCCAGGATGTCCCCGGTGCTGTGAACCCCTTTCCCGAGAGCCCCTCTTTGCACTCCAAAGTCTACGGCCCTGGCAGCTACAATCACAAGGGCCTGCAACTGCACTGTCCGTCCTACGCTGCGCTCCCTGACGCATGCCAGTACTCCACCTCGGAAGGTACGTCCGCTTTAGTTGTCACTTTTTCAAATTGTTGGTCTTTCCAAGACTGTATTTGATTTTCTTCCGCGCCTGCGTAGGATTCTCCAGCAAGGCGGCAGACACATCCCAATCATCAGAACTCAGTGACGCCTGTGCGAGCATGCATGAAGACAAGGCTGCGGCATTCAGACCTGCGATGAAGAGGTGAAGCAGGTGGGTGTCGCCCTGAAACTAATCCTTCGGAATCAAGAAGGAcctatcattaggtacacctcaacTGTCTAaggcaggagtcggcaacccaaaatgttgaaagagccatattggaccaaatatacaaaaataagccTTTCATAAGTGTTGTAaagaagacaacatatgatgtaagtgtctatgatTATCGGCAGTCACTCGAAGGAGTATGACGATCcttctggtaggggtgtatccctttatggaggatgcctgtgtatGACTTAGTtctacgtggggagactggtgcacagacagtcaccacacgatccttgacagaaacgggtcagggtccagtggcatggagtccaagatgactggggacccttttctgctgcagccttcttccgccattgcagccgttgtggtagtccttaaatctaccatcttcagcctgctccgccgttgaggtcttcaccatatccctggctagggggcagtcaggtactaggcctttgccgagggccacctggggtaacggTAGTAAAGGGGTTTACTTCCTAGTACCCCAAGACCCCAtggaggagcctccactgctggatatataagtgtctatatcagcctactatcaaaataactatgtgtcgcaggctgaagaaaatcctcattgacagaaatgttcaaatgtaatatttattctacacatttttacaaaattaaaaacattactaaaacggaGGCTTTTCAGAGAGtgcgataactcctggaaatgactggcttagaatgaTCAGAGGGTaaaagatgtgtgtgttcaagttgaaggaaacggaaactgcaaataaaatgagctcaaatatagctacaaatgaggcataatgatgcattatgtacataccGTTAGCATAAATAtaaagttagcatcgattagcttgcagtcatgcagtgaccaaatatgtctgattaataatgtcaacaaagctcacctttgtgcattcatgcacagtagggctgcgaatctttgggtgtccaacgattcgattcaatatcgatttttggggtcacgattcgataatatatcgattttttcgattcgacgcaattctcgattaaaaaacgatatttttccgattcaaaacgattccgtattcattcaataggatttcagcgggatctaccccagtctgctgacatgcaagcagagtagtagatttttaaagaaaagcttttataattgtaaaggacaatgttttatcaactgattgcaataatgtaatctggtttaaactattaaaaaaaacaaaaatttgacttattttatctttgtgaaaatattggacacagtgtgttgtcaagcttatgagatgcgatgcaagtgtaagccactgtgacactattgttctttttttaatatttttataaatgtctaatgataatgtcaataagggattttttaatcacttctatgctgaaattataactaatattgatactgttgttgatattatttaattttgtttcagtacttttggtttgttctgtgtcgtgtttgtgtctcctttcaattgctctgtttattgcagttctgagtgttgctgggtcaggtttggttttggaattggattgcattgttaag
Above is a genomic segment from Nerophis ophidion isolate RoL-2023_Sa linkage group LG02, RoL_Noph_v1.0, whole genome shotgun sequence containing:
- the irx6a gene encoding Iroquois homeobox protein 6a isoform X2: MQPHRSVPDGSTAGAQNSTSAAAAAAAAAAAAAAAASFCCPPYENRLLTGSRSELNAALGVYAGSPYAAAAAASQNYANYFPYGADPSAAIYSSLNPQYDMKESTGTLHSGISQTAAYYPYDPSLGQYQYDRYGTVDFNSTARRKNATRETTSTLKTWLYEHRKNPYPTKGEKIMLAIITKMTLTQVSTWFANARRRLKKENKMTWSPKNKANDDRKDDIGKGDQDCLTKDSSDCKEEKDLHLSDLDDMDEDDCDKLESECEKVVSDERDLHRSLPGSPPKRDCSSELHLNVVNSFHHAFPCAVKPGLPSLPPDFLDPSKTASTTGTLTLSHFEASDKPRIWSLARTAASGVILSPQHVPELRNSSGDCQLQRLAGAPGGQCGLMRGLQDVPGAVNPFPESPSLHSKVYGPGSYNHKGLQLHCPSYAALPDACQYSTSEGFSSKAADTSQSSELSDACASMHEDKAAAFRPAMKR